Proteins found in one Arachis stenosperma cultivar V10309 chromosome 8, arast.V10309.gnm1.PFL2, whole genome shotgun sequence genomic segment:
- the LOC130945057 gene encoding DNA-(apurinic or apyrimidinic site) endonuclease encodes MKRFFQVINKDSDGSCKKPKEEGNYDNATDTDTQKKKEPLKFVTWNANSFYLRVKNNFPELCKFVTSFDPDVIAIQEVRMPAAGSKGTPKNQGELKDDTTASREEKAALMRALSAPPFGNYRVWWSLADSKYAGTALFVKKCFKPKNVFFNLDKIASKHEPDGRVILVEFETLRLLNTYVPNNGWKEEPNSFQRRRKWDKRVLEFVTQNSDKPLIWCGDLNVSHEEIDVSHPEFFSAAKQNGYVPPNKEDCGQPGFTLSERRRFGNILKEGQLVDAYRFLHKDKDMERGFSWSGNPIGKYRGKRMRIDYFLVSEKLKDRIVACEMHGHGIELQGFYGSDHCPVTLELSPSSNTQNENPE; translated from the exons ATGAAACGTTTCTTCCAGGTTATCAACAAAGACTCCGATGGTTCATGCAAGAAGCCCAAAGAGGAAGGAAATTACGATAATGCCACTGACACTGACACTCAGAAGAAAAAGGAGCCATTGAAGTTCGTTACTTGGAACGCCAACAGCTTCTACCTCCGCGTCAAGAACAACTTCCCTGAGCTATGCAAATTCGTCACTTCCTTTGATCCTGACGTCATTGCAATTCAG GAAGTGCGGATGCCTGCCGCTGGATCTAAGGGCACACCCAAAAATCAGGGAGAACTTAAGGATGATACAACCGCGTCCAGGGAAGAGAAGGCG GCATTGATGCGTGCACTTTCAGCTCCACCTTTTGGGAACTATCGTGTTTGGTGGTCTCTGGCAGATTCAAAGTATGCAGGGACAGCactatttgtgaaaaaatgctTCAAACCAAAAAATGTCTTTTTCAATCTTGATAAAATAG CTTCAAAGCATGAACCAGATGGCAGAGTAATCTTGGTTGAATTCGAAACCCTTCGGTTGTTGAATACATATGTTCCAAATAATGGGTGGAAAGAGGAACCAAACTCATttcaaaggagaagaaaatgggACAAAAGGGTTCTAGAATTTGTTACACAAAATTCAGACAAGCCTTTGATATGGTGTGGGGATCTAAATGTGAG CCATGAAGAGATTGATGTGAGTCATCCAGAGTTTTTCAGTGCAGCGAAACAAAACGGCTATGTTCCTCCAAATAAAGAG GATTGTGGGCAGCCTGGCTTTACTttatctgaaagaagacgattTGGTAACATCTTAAAAGA GGGACAGCTGGTAGATGCCTACAGATTTCTGCACAAGGACAAGGACATGGAACGAGGTTTCTCATGGTCCGGAAACCCAATAGGAAA GTATCGAGGAAAACGGATGCGAATAGACTATTTCCTAGTTTCAGAAAAACTCAAAGACAGGATCGTTGCATGCGAAATGCATGGACATGGAATAGAGTTACAAG GCTTTTATGGAAGTGATCACTGCCCTGTTACATTGGAGCTCTCTCCAAGTTCCAACACTCAAAATGAGAATCCAGAATGA
- the LOC130944090 gene encoding CBBY-like protein has translation MAALTTIISTSSSSSLLTKTQHSLLKHNKDHDHVPVPSSSFMGTPTTISLKSTRPRTVGIVSVSSFRVSCSAASSSSTVVPSALLFDCDGVLVDTEKDGHRISFNETFQEKELGVTWDVDLYGELLKIGGGKERMTAYFNKTGWPANAPTGEQERKDFIASLHKRKTELFMALIEKKLLPLRPGVAKLIDQALSQGVNVAVCSTSNEKAVSAIVSFLLGPERAEKIKIFAGDVVPRKKPDPAIYLLAASTLGVEPSRCVVVEDSAIGLAAAKGAGMKCIITKSGYTKDEDFLNADAVFDFIGDPPEERFDLAFCGSLLEKQFVS, from the exons ATGGCAGCACTAACCACCATAATCTCtacctcctcctcttcttcactCTTAACAAAAACACAACATAGCCTCCTCAAACACAACAAAGACCATGATCATGTTCCTGTTCCATCATCATCTTTCATGGGCACCCCAACAACAATTTCCCTTAAGTCAACAAGACCAAGAACAGTGGGAATTGTTAGTGTTTCTTCTTTTAGAGTGAGCTGTtcagctgcttcttcttcttccactgTTGTTCCCTCTGCTCTTCTCTTTGACTGTGATGGAGTTCTTGTTGACACTGAGAAAGATGGCCACCGCATTTCTTTCAATGAAACCTTCCAAGAG AAAGAGCTAGGTGTGACCTGGGATGTGGACTTGTATGGAGAACTGCTCAAAATTGGAGGTGGAAAAGAAAG GATGACAGCATACTTTAACAAGACAGGTTGGCCGGCGAATGCCCCGACAGGCgaacaagaaagaaaagatttcaTAGCTTCACTCCACAAGCGGAAGACGGAGCTATTCATGGCTCTCATTGAGAAAAAGCTGTTGCCTCTTCGTCCAGGTGTTGCAAA GCTTATTGATCAGGCTTTAAGCCAAGGAGTTAATGTAGCAGTGTGCAGCACTTCTAATGAGAAGGCG GTCTCTGCAATAGTATCATTCTTGCTAGGGCCTGAGAGAgcagaaaagataaagatattTGCTGGAGATGTTGTTCCCCGGAAAAAGCCAGATCCG GCAATATATCTCTTAGCCGCTAGCACTCTCGGCGTTGAACCTTCAAG ATGTGTTGTGGTTGAGGACAGTGCCATAGGCCTAGCAGCTGCAAAAGGAGCAGGGATGAAGTGTATAATAACAAAGAGCGG CTATACAAAAGATGAAGATTTCTTAAATGCAGATGCTGTGTTTGACTTCATTGGTGATCCTCCTGAGGAGAGATTTGATTTAGCATTCTGTGGAAGCCTCCTTGAGAAGCAATTTGtgagctag
- the LOC130946596 gene encoding probable UDP-N-acetylglucosamine--peptide N-acetylglucosaminyltransferase SPINDLY, with protein sequence MKMAEQIEAKVAATPPPPPPTTEAAEIPSSSNSKGLNPTKLVVLADLNDPPEAADDDDPLPLPLHHNLPPPPPPPPLPPPPITRVANDENSQDKSLLSKENDTVEGEGKKLNKLGKSRSRLSKTDSSLDCGADADGDQHVQGATSSREEKVSSMKTGLVHVARKMPKNAHAHFILGLMYQRLSQPQKAILAYEKAAEILLKPEAEIDRPELLSLVQIHHAQCLILESSSENSSDKELEPHELEEVLSKLKESMQSDIRQAALWNTLGFILLKSGRVQSAITVLSSLLAIAPENYDCLGNLGIAYLQSGNLELSAKCFQELILKDQNHPAALVNYSSLLLCKHASVVAGAGASAAEDALADRAMAIHVAKECLLSAIKVDGKSAHIWANLATAFSLSGDHRTSSKCLEKAAKLEPNCMSTRYAVAIHRIKEAERSQDPSELLSCAGNEMASIIRDGDSSLVELPIAWAGLALVHKSQHEIAASYDSELHELMEVEECTVSSLKQAIAEDPDDPMQWIQLGLHSLCARQFKTSQKYLKAAVACDKDCSYAWSNLGVSLQLSEERLHAEEVYKKALSLATTEQAHAILSNLGILYRYQRQYQRAKAMFSKSLELQPGYAPAFNNLGLVFVAESLLEEAKYCFEKALQSDPLLDAAKSNLVKVISMSNLCRDLSSCHVKE encoded by the exons ATGAAAATGGCGGAACAAATCGAAGCAAAGGTCGCAGCaactccaccaccaccaccaccaacaaccGAAGCTGCAGAGATTCCTTCTAGCTCCAATTCCAAGGGTCTTAACCCTACCAAGCTCGTTGTTCTCGCTGACCTCAACGATCCTCCTGAAGCTGCCGACGACGACGACCCCCTCCCTCTCCCCCTCCACCATAATCTCCCTCCTCCTCCACCGCCACCACCGCTTCCGCCGCCTCCAATCACCAG GGTGGCAAATGATGAAAACAGCCAAGACAAGAGTTTGTTGTCCAAAGAAAATGATACAGTTGAAGGTGAAGGTAAAAAGTTGAACAAATTGGGGAAATCTCGCTCCAGACTTAGCAAGACAGATTCTTCTCTTGACTGTGGAGCTGATGCAGATGGTGATCAACATGTTCAGGGGGCTACTTCCTCTCGGGAGGAAAAAGTTAGCAGCATGAAAACT GGCTTGGTTCATGTTGCAAGAAAGATGCCCAAGAATGCTCATGCTCATTTTATTCTTGGCTTGATGTACCAAAGATTAAGCCAACCTCAAAAG GCTATATTAGCTTATGAGAAGGCTGCCGAGATCTTACTCAAGCCTGAGGCTGAGATTGACAGGCCAGAGTTGCTTTCGTTAGTTCAGATTCATCACGCACAG TGCCTGATACTAGAAAGTTCATCAGAAAATAGTTCAGATAAAGAACTTGAACCTCATGAACTCGAAGAAGTTCTCTCTAAACTCAAAGAGTCAATGCAGTCAGATATCAGACAGGCAGCTTTATGGAATACACTAGGTTTTATTCTTCTTAAGAGTGGCCGTGTGCAG AGTGCTATCACAGTTTTGTCATCATTGTTGGCCATTGCACCTGAGAACTATGATTGCTTGGGGAACCTTGGGATAGCTTATCTTCAAAG tGGGAATTTGGAATTATCTGCAAAATGTTTCCAGGAGCTCATCCTGAAGGATCAAAACCACCCTGCAGCTTTAGTAAATTATTCTTCCCTACTTTTGTGTAAACATGCTTCAGTCGTAGCAG GTGCTGGTGCCAGTGCTGCTGAAGATGCTTTGGCAGATCGTGCTATGGCTATTCATGTTGCTAAGGAATGTTTGTTATCTGCAATTAAAGTGGATGGCAAATCAGCCCATATATGGGCAAATCTTGCAACTGCATTTTCTCTGAGTGGTGATCATCGAACATCCAGCAAGTGCTTGGAGAAG GCAGCAAAACTGGAACCCAATTGCATGTCTACTCGATATGCTGTTGCTATCCATCGAATAAAGGAGGCAGAAAGATCTCAAGATCCTAGTGAACTGCTTTCATGCGCTGGAAATGAGATGGCTTCTATAATAAGGGATGGTGATTCATCACTGGTTGAGCTTCCAATAGCATGGGCTGGgcttgccttggttcacaaatCTCAGCATGAGATAGCAGCCTCATATGATAGTGAACTTCATGAGTTGATGGAAGTTGAAGAGTGCACTGTTAGCAGTTTAAAGCAG GCTATAGCAGAAGATCCAGATGACCCTATGCAGTGGATTCAACTTGGCCTCCATAGTCTTTGCGCTCGGCAATTCAAAACATCACAGAAGTACCTCAAAGCTGCTGTTGCCTGTGACAAGGACTGCAGCTATGCTTGGTCTAACCTAG GTGTTTCCCTTCAACTATCAGAGGAACGGTTACATGCCGAAGAAGTATATAAGAAAGCTTTGTCTTTAGCAACTACCGAACAAGCACATGCGATATTATCCAACTTGGGGATTCTCTACCGCTATCAAAGACAATACCAACGAGCTAAGGCTATGTTTTCAAAGTCACTTGAACTTCAACCTGGATATGCCCCTGCATTCAACAACCTGGGTCTTGTGTTTGTAGCTGAGAGTCTTTTGGAAGAAGCCAAgtattgttttgaaaaagcccTTCAATCAGACCCTTTGCTTGATGCAGCCAAGTCCAACTTGGTTAAGGTGATTTCCATGTCAAACTTGTGTAGAGACCTCTCTTCATGCCACGTTAAAGAATGA